The region aaaacaaaatcccacagatttggaaaataaataccatattaCTACATAATGCTTGTGTTAAAAAGAGAATCATAGGGAAGACCTACTTGGATTTGAATGATAATGAACATATTATGAAGCAAAAATTGTAGGATACAGTTAAATTGTACTTAAGTAAATGAAGGTAAATTTGTAGCAttacatacaaaagaaataacCGGGAGTTTACAAATAAACCACCTAGGCATTtatctcaaaaaattataaagaggaTAACTTTGTATGgcgacagatggtaactacacttatcatggtgattactgtgtaatgtatagaatGTCATATCgctacactgtacacctgaaactaatataacatgtcaactacaattaaagaaaattatattgtAAAGAGGAACAACAGAACCTATAGAGATAATAAGATAGTAAAGAgtggaaaatataaatgaactagAGATGAAAATCACATTATAGATTAACAAACCCAAAAGctgtcctcttctttttttttcttttcaaaacattaCTAAAATAGACAGACTTCTGGAAGTAATAGCAATTAAGAAaatttgtaaagggccagatataaatattttagacttttgaaaatgatttctgGCAATTAACCAACTGCTGTTTTAAgaggaaagcagccatagacaatacctAAAGGAATGGGTGTgtctgtattccaataaaactttagttATGGaccctgaaatttaaattttacataattttcatgTTACAAAATAATGTTCTCTTTGTGGCTTTTGCCAGACATTAGCAAATGTAAAGTTCATTCTGCAAACTATACAAAAATAAGTGCCAGGTTATTTTTATATAGCTTGACCAGATGCAACATCAAGAGTATGGGCATCAAGACCCAGGTGTGTGGTCAAGTTCTCTTAAACATGGGGCCAGCAGCTGGTACTTTTATGAAAAAGGGATAAACTCCAGGTCGGCAAAAGTATCCCCTGATGGACTGGGGATACTTGAACCCCGGTCAGCTCTGCAACCTTCACCTTCCAAGACTCTTCAAGGGACTGCGGGTCATTGCTGCGGCCCTCACCCCTCTCAGCCTGACCCCGCGCCCACGGATCGCCACCAGGGGCGCCAGAGCGCGCGCAGGCGCCGGACTGGCCTCGCCGCCAATCAGGTCGCAGAGCCCAGAGCCGCGCCGGCCTGGGGCCCGCACCTGGCAGCCAATCACAGATCTCAGCGGGCGCGCGTGCGGAGGCGGCGGCGTCGGCGGCGCCTGGGGCCTGAGGAGGCGTAGTCCCCTCGGGCTTCGCCTGGG is a window of Ursus arctos isolate Adak ecotype North America unplaced genomic scaffold, UrsArc2.0 scaffold_39, whole genome shotgun sequence DNA encoding:
- the LOC125281895 gene encoding uncharacterized protein LOC125281895; the protein is MDWGYLNPGQLCNLHLPRLFKGLRVIAAALTPLSLTPRPRIATRGARARAGAGLASPPIRSQSPEPRRPGARTWQPITDLSGRACGGGGVGGAWGLRRRSPLGLRLGSALGRCASGRLGTAADGAGCDLLLPGISQVLRSFSAHLSVTSLKKGSLFQSLLYPQYLDQYLAYGRLTKYFLILKFLTNTLLMLLPALFSVRG